A DNA window from Cobetia marina contains the following coding sequences:
- a CDS encoding coiled-coil domain-containing protein: MDNSREESLIARRDEALARHPDAAPPPRRWPLWVCVLALGGVVAWQQWQLQQLQDMRGQQSDQLSRQVSGLKGDVENDARLLGDVDERLAQLTTRVDESLSARIDGLTQTDESLADSLAEQQAAWQERLAALSDTLTASQDAQASRLAALAESTEAQLEGLRQAGDNRTTLLSALQGSVSALESLSRDGRATLKARLDAQADTLAHLETELKAVEQAQQQSLPRLEQRLSDQSSRLDQQAAQLERLASQWDALRQAQDEATTEDRQASSQALTAFKQSQQEALDALRRKLEQQQASLTGLVDSRLAPLSKTQTSLSSQLGELRRQQTALSAGLEALGEASPQDEQLRSLDASRRQLSGRVASMLSQLSRLEQRVARLER; encoded by the coding sequence ATGGACAATTCCCGGGAGGAATCACTGATAGCACGGCGTGATGAAGCGCTGGCCCGTCATCCTGATGCAGCCCCGCCCCCGCGTCGTTGGCCGCTGTGGGTGTGCGTGCTGGCACTGGGAGGGGTGGTCGCCTGGCAGCAATGGCAATTGCAGCAGCTTCAGGACATGCGAGGCCAGCAGAGTGATCAGCTGAGTCGTCAGGTCTCGGGACTCAAGGGCGATGTCGAGAACGACGCCCGGCTGCTGGGGGATGTGGATGAGCGGCTTGCCCAGCTCACCACGCGGGTGGACGAGTCGCTGAGTGCGCGCATCGACGGCCTCACGCAGACCGATGAATCCCTTGCCGACAGCCTCGCTGAACAGCAGGCCGCCTGGCAGGAGCGTCTTGCCGCGCTCTCGGACACGCTGACGGCATCGCAGGACGCGCAGGCGAGTCGTCTCGCAGCGCTTGCCGAGTCCACCGAGGCCCAGCTCGAGGGACTACGCCAGGCGGGTGACAACCGCACCACCTTGCTGAGTGCCTTGCAGGGCTCCGTCAGTGCCCTTGAGTCCTTGAGCCGGGATGGGCGTGCGACGCTCAAGGCACGCCTCGACGCACAGGCTGACACCCTGGCCCATCTCGAGACCGAGCTCAAGGCAGTCGAGCAAGCGCAGCAGCAGTCGCTGCCCCGACTCGAGCAACGCCTGAGCGATCAGTCCAGCCGCCTGGATCAGCAGGCCGCGCAGCTTGAGCGTCTCGCCTCGCAGTGGGACGCCCTCAGGCAGGCGCAGGATGAGGCGACGACAGAGGATCGCCAGGCAAGCTCGCAGGCGCTGACGGCCTTCAAGCAGTCCCAGCAGGAGGCGTTGGACGCGTTGCGTCGCAAGCTCGAGCAGCAGCAGGCGTCCCTGACGGGGTTGGTGGACTCCCGGCTCGCGCCGTTGAGCAAGACCCAGACGTCGCTGTCTTCCCAGCTGGGGGAGCTGCGACGCCAGCAGACGGCGCTGAGCGCCGGGCTGGAAGCCCTGGGTGAGGCATCCCCGCAGGACGAGCAGCTGCGCTCCCTGGATGCCAGCCGTCGGCAGTTGAGTGGCCGTGTGGCGTCCATGTTGAGTCAGCTGTCCCGGTTGGAGCAGCGAGTCGCGCGCCTGGAGCGCTGA
- a CDS encoding superoxide dismutase, which translates to MAFELPALPYEKNALEPTISAETLEYHYGKHHQAYVTKLNSMVEGTADAEKSLEDIIQSAQGGLFNQAAQVWNHTFYWHCLSPNGGGEPTGPLADAIVAKWGSVADFKEAFNTSAAGNFGSGWTWLVKNAQGELEIVNTDDADTPIAKAGQTPLLTVDVWEHAYYVDYRNARPKYLESIWNIINWDFAAQNFAA; encoded by the coding sequence ATGGCATTTGAACTCCCGGCACTGCCGTACGAAAAGAACGCACTCGAGCCGACCATCTCCGCCGAGACCCTTGAGTACCATTACGGCAAGCATCACCAGGCCTACGTCACCAAGCTCAACAGCATGGTCGAAGGCACTGCGGACGCAGAGAAGTCTCTGGAAGACATCATCCAGAGCGCTCAGGGCGGCCTGTTCAACCAGGCAGCTCAGGTGTGGAACCACACCTTCTACTGGCACTGCCTGTCTCCGAACGGTGGTGGCGAGCCGACAGGCCCGCTGGCAGATGCCATCGTGGCCAAGTGGGGCTCCGTCGCTGACTTCAAGGAAGCCTTCAACACTTCCGCTGCCGGCAACTTCGGTTCCGGTTGGACCTGGCTGGTCAAGAACGCTCAGGGCGAGCTGGAAATCGTCAACACTGACGACGCAGACACCCCGATCGCCAAGGCAGGCCAGACCCCGCTGCTGACCGTCGACGTCTGGGAACACGCCTACTACGTCGACTACCGCAACGCGCGTCCGAAGTATCTGGAAAGCATCTGGAACATCATCAACTGGGACTTCGCTGCACAGAACTTCGCAGCCTGA
- a CDS encoding nucleotide sugar dehydrogenase, whose amino-acid sequence MQVLVHGSELAAATASAALASVGHNVWWWPHEDMDWESLDRVDWLNSEPGLRERLDRHVERGDLTLVKGLGSLRRIDVHWVAVSPDQREGALARIEQVVSTLAEPTVLVNNSTFPVGTTERFEALLSRDDQYAVALPDMLEEGRSLATFERPARWLLGSESEVATRRVQELLRAFNRREDVFQIMPRRAAELTKLAINGMLATRISYMNEVAGLADSLEVDVEYVRQGMGADPRIGFGYLYPGCGFGGPNFSRDLMRLADVQHETGRESLLLEHVLDINEAKKETLFRKLWQHFDGELRGRTIAIWGAAFKPGTARIDHAPVLTLLEALWAQGVRVRVHDPAALSALGEACGAHPLLELVDGNMYDALEGADALMLVTEWKCYWNPDWQRLKRELGAKLVLDGRNIYDPSYVASQGLTYRGIGRRATP is encoded by the coding sequence ATGCAGGTGCTGGTGCACGGAAGCGAACTGGCGGCTGCCACGGCCAGTGCCGCCTTGGCGAGTGTCGGCCACAATGTCTGGTGGTGGCCGCATGAAGACATGGACTGGGAGTCACTGGACCGGGTCGACTGGCTGAACAGTGAGCCGGGCCTGCGAGAGCGGCTGGACCGCCACGTCGAACGTGGCGATCTGACGCTGGTGAAGGGGCTTGGTTCACTGCGTCGCATCGATGTGCACTGGGTGGCCGTCTCGCCGGATCAACGTGAGGGTGCTCTGGCGCGTATCGAGCAGGTCGTCTCGACACTCGCGGAGCCGACGGTGCTGGTCAACAATTCGACCTTCCCTGTCGGGACCACCGAGCGTTTCGAGGCGCTGCTGTCGCGGGATGATCAATATGCGGTGGCCTTGCCGGACATGCTGGAAGAGGGGCGCTCACTGGCGACCTTCGAGCGCCCCGCGCGCTGGTTGCTGGGCAGCGAGTCCGAGGTCGCGACACGTCGCGTCCAGGAGCTTCTGCGCGCCTTCAATCGTCGGGAAGATGTCTTCCAGATCATGCCGCGCCGCGCCGCCGAGCTGACCAAGCTGGCCATCAATGGCATGTTGGCGACCCGGATCAGTTACATGAACGAAGTCGCCGGGCTTGCGGATTCCCTCGAGGTGGACGTCGAGTACGTGCGCCAGGGCATGGGCGCCGACCCGCGCATCGGCTTCGGCTATCTGTATCCGGGCTGTGGCTTCGGTGGTCCCAACTTCTCGCGCGACCTGATGCGTCTGGCCGATGTCCAGCATGAGACCGGACGTGAATCGCTGCTGCTCGAGCATGTTCTCGACATCAACGAGGCCAAGAAGGAGACTCTGTTCCGCAAGCTGTGGCAGCACTTCGATGGCGAGCTGCGCGGTCGCACCATCGCCATCTGGGGGGCGGCGTTCAAACCGGGCACGGCGCGTATCGACCATGCGCCGGTGTTGACGCTGCTCGAGGCGTTGTGGGCTCAGGGCGTGCGCGTTCGTGTGCATGATCCGGCGGCGCTGTCCGCGTTGGGCGAGGCCTGTGGCGCTCACCCCTTGCTGGAGCTGGTCGATGGCAACATGTACGACGCCCTCGAAGGGGCGGACGCCCTGATGCTGGTCACCGAATGGAAGTGTTACTGGAATCCAGACTGGCAGCGTCTCAAGCGTGAGCTGGGCGCGAAGCTGGTGCTGGACGGTCGCAATATCTATGACCCCAGCTACGTGGCCAGCCAGGGGCTGACCTACCGAGGCATCGGGCGTCGCGCGACGCCGTGA
- a CDS encoding alcohol dehydrogenase family protein, which yields MPSDITSSLPDTMLAIVTTGHGGYERLEAQERPVPVPDKGEVLIKVLAAGMNNTEINTRLGWYSSSITTATNQASSQHDTSAGETTIDKPVPPEGGWKGETPFPLIQGTDCCGEVVALGEGADTALLGKRVLVRACMRSAGWESLENEWMGSDFDGAFAQFVSIRASDVFPVECDWSDVELGSLPCAYGTAENMLEQAELTSGERVLVTGASGGVGSATLQLAKRRGAIVYAVAGASKHEALRTLGVDRLFDRHADLVAELGHESVDLVVDNVAGDDFPVMLKLLSRGGRLVTTGAIAGPMVTLDLRDLYLKNLRLLGTTAWCKATFPNLVRYVERGEIRPLIAASFPLKDIAKAQKAFLEKTHVGKFVLEPWA from the coding sequence ATGCCATCCGATATCACCTCCTCGTTACCCGACACCATGCTCGCCATCGTGACCACCGGCCACGGCGGCTATGAACGCCTCGAGGCGCAAGAACGGCCTGTCCCTGTGCCAGACAAGGGGGAAGTGCTGATCAAGGTACTGGCGGCTGGCATGAACAATACCGAGATCAATACGCGCCTTGGCTGGTATTCCTCCAGCATCACCACGGCCACGAACCAGGCCAGCAGCCAGCACGACACCTCGGCTGGCGAGACGACAATCGACAAGCCGGTCCCGCCTGAAGGTGGCTGGAAGGGCGAGACGCCCTTCCCCCTGATCCAGGGAACCGACTGCTGTGGTGAAGTGGTCGCGCTCGGCGAAGGTGCCGACACAGCGCTGCTCGGCAAGCGCGTACTGGTGCGGGCCTGCATGCGCAGTGCAGGCTGGGAGTCACTGGAAAACGAATGGATGGGCTCTGACTTCGATGGCGCCTTCGCGCAATTCGTCAGTATCCGGGCCAGTGACGTCTTCCCGGTTGAATGTGACTGGAGCGACGTGGAACTGGGCTCACTGCCCTGCGCCTATGGCACAGCGGAGAACATGCTGGAACAGGCCGAGCTCACATCCGGCGAACGTGTACTGGTCACCGGCGCGTCGGGCGGCGTCGGCTCCGCCACCCTGCAACTGGCCAAGCGACGTGGCGCCATCGTCTATGCTGTGGCAGGCGCTTCCAAGCATGAGGCCCTGCGAACGCTGGGGGTCGACAGACTGTTTGATCGCCATGCGGACCTGGTCGCCGAACTCGGGCATGAATCCGTCGATCTGGTGGTCGACAATGTCGCCGGCGATGACTTCCCGGTGATGCTCAAGCTGTTGTCACGTGGAGGCCGGCTGGTGACCACCGGCGCCATCGCCGGGCCCATGGTCACCCTGGACCTGCGTGATCTGTACCTCAAGAATCTCCGCCTGCTGGGCACCACCGCCTGGTGCAAGGCGACCTTCCCCAATCTCGTGCGCTACGTGGAGCGCGGGGAGATTCGCCCCTTGATCGCGGCGAGCTTCCCGCTGAAGGATATCGCCAAGGCCCAGAAGGCCTTCCTCGAGAAGACCCATGTCGGCAAGTTCGTGCTTGAGCCCTGGGCCTGA
- the tamA gene encoding autotransporter assembly complex protein TamA → MSNDAARRYLRWSKPLVLCTGLLLAPQALALDAAVKGLKGAAATNVVNYLAGLTLEEDVPAERYEDEIIRRIQEALQAFGYYDAQITLRYPEKGLLGGDDVVVTVDAGEPVTIETLELRLEGDAARDKVMKKALADANLEEGDVLRHSRYDSLKSTLASLSLERGYFDTSFSQQRIEVRPWLHSARIYLVMQSGQRYRFGDITYLNSQIELDRVKAMQPFQTGDYYEAGKLTQFNQRLSEAGWFRSAAIKPQLNPGAELKTTSPDSKIKTRNVKTAYAEAQGYEGSWLADVERTDVEQDSQKGSEKDRDTETNRRAGASSRSASSVPPGQATLAAGGAASEAGTDQASGSDTPVLTGDALEAAVKTANGPIIPVDISLIPADRHKFETGIGYATDVGPRLQFSWEMPWVNRYGHSMTNSLFLSSPEQTFEGEYRMPLADPLKDSYVLEYGVAIVDDDDETSNETTVRFGREWKFDNGWQQKIYLGASYDDFTIASDTGQVFLLYPGVSWTRTRTRPKAFPMWGDRQKLTVEYGNQIWGSDENFVWTQFDTNWIRSIGNNHRFVARAGIGNLDTDNFHGMPNSKRFYAGGDSSVRGYSYESLSPEDDDGDDEGGSSLLTSSLEYDYRLTGDWWGAAFYDAGNAFDGWDALELKTAAGMGIRWISPVGPIRLDIAHPFDDDDNDYRIHFSIGPEF, encoded by the coding sequence TTGAGCAACGACGCTGCACGCCGCTATCTGCGCTGGAGCAAGCCGCTGGTCCTGTGCACCGGCCTGCTGCTGGCACCACAGGCATTGGCGCTGGATGCCGCGGTGAAAGGGCTGAAAGGCGCCGCTGCCACCAACGTGGTCAATTATCTGGCGGGGCTGACGTTGGAGGAGGATGTCCCGGCCGAGCGCTACGAGGACGAGATCATCCGGCGCATCCAGGAAGCGCTGCAGGCCTTCGGTTACTACGACGCTCAGATCACTCTCCGCTATCCCGAGAAGGGGTTGCTGGGGGGCGATGATGTGGTGGTGACGGTGGATGCCGGTGAGCCGGTCACCATCGAGACACTGGAGCTGCGACTCGAGGGCGACGCCGCGCGCGACAAGGTCATGAAGAAGGCGCTGGCCGATGCCAACCTCGAGGAAGGCGATGTGCTGCGTCACTCTCGCTACGACAGCCTCAAGTCGACTCTGGCGTCGCTCAGTCTCGAGCGCGGCTATTTCGATACCTCCTTCTCCCAGCAGCGCATCGAGGTGCGCCCCTGGTTGCACTCGGCACGTATCTATCTGGTCATGCAGAGCGGTCAGCGTTACCGCTTCGGCGATATCACCTATCTCAACAGCCAGATAGAGCTGGATCGCGTCAAGGCCATGCAGCCGTTCCAGACGGGGGATTATTACGAAGCCGGCAAGCTGACCCAGTTCAACCAGCGGCTGAGTGAGGCAGGCTGGTTCCGCTCGGCCGCCATCAAGCCACAGCTCAATCCGGGCGCTGAACTCAAGACCACCAGCCCTGACAGCAAGATCAAGACGCGCAACGTCAAGACAGCCTATGCCGAGGCACAGGGGTATGAGGGGTCATGGCTTGCCGATGTCGAGCGGACTGACGTCGAGCAAGACAGTCAAAAAGGCAGTGAGAAAGACCGTGACACAGAGACGAATCGTCGTGCTGGCGCGTCCTCACGATCAGCCTCGTCGGTGCCTCCCGGGCAGGCGACCTTGGCCGCCGGCGGTGCTGCGAGTGAAGCGGGTACTGATCAAGCCTCCGGCAGCGACACGCCGGTACTGACTGGCGATGCGCTGGAGGCGGCGGTCAAGACGGCCAACGGTCCCATCATTCCCGTGGACATCAGCCTGATTCCCGCCGACCGCCACAAGTTCGAGACGGGCATCGGTTACGCCACGGATGTCGGGCCACGCCTGCAGTTCAGCTGGGAGATGCCGTGGGTCAATCGCTATGGCCATAGCATGACCAACAGCCTGTTCCTCTCCTCACCGGAGCAGACCTTCGAGGGTGAATACCGCATGCCCTTGGCTGACCCGCTCAAGGACAGCTATGTGCTGGAGTACGGGGTGGCCATCGTCGACGACGATGATGAGACCAGCAATGAAACGACAGTGCGTTTCGGGCGTGAGTGGAAATTCGACAATGGCTGGCAGCAGAAGATTTACCTGGGCGCGAGCTATGACGACTTCACCATCGCCTCAGATACTGGTCAGGTGTTTCTGCTGTATCCGGGGGTCAGCTGGACGCGGACACGAACTCGTCCCAAGGCCTTCCCCATGTGGGGGGATCGTCAGAAGCTGACGGTAGAGTACGGCAATCAGATCTGGGGATCTGATGAAAACTTCGTGTGGACCCAGTTCGATACCAACTGGATTCGCTCCATCGGCAACAATCACCGTTTCGTGGCGCGTGCCGGTATCGGTAACCTCGACACCGATAACTTCCACGGCATGCCCAACTCCAAGCGCTTCTATGCTGGCGGCGACAGCAGTGTTCGCGGTTACTCCTACGAGAGCCTCTCGCCGGAAGATGATGACGGGGATGATGAAGGCGGGAGTTCCCTGCTGACCAGCAGTCTGGAATATGACTACCGCCTGACCGGTGACTGGTGGGGCGCGGCCTTCTATGACGCTGGCAACGCCTTCGATGGCTGGGATGCCCTGGAGCTCAAGACGGCGGCGGGCATGGGGATTCGCTGGATCTCCCCGGTGGGCCCGATTCGCCTCGATATCGCCCATCCCTTCGATGACGATGACAACGATTATCGCATTCACTTCTCGATCGGGCCGGAGTTCTGA
- the tamB gene encoding autotransporter assembly complex protein TamB, which produces MLELSNPYVRRGGLVIRLLIWLLVFLIGLTMLLVGGVLSPWGTGLVLDQARSRGFIDYSQASGSPLEALSLKDVSLDLPGLAVTADSLSLAWGEDCLLQGKLCLESLESSGLAITLSDSGASEEPEPESGESLNVPIVVPIPIEVRKVAIDDFALALADGSRVTFDHFHTSAALSVSTLTLGETRLITSRFIPADAVAAQATSDTVSLEGVSITPEAQQAASAVVNAQRVAPQAETAARAISNKAITDDAAEPAGKTADKTSDETAQAGRIALPEVYIPLTIEVPDLAIEDFALKGPSPYEVSRLSLALKAEGHDITLSRLEVDSRDVNADLVAQVTLKDEYPLSATLNAETLIDPVRHERLRLSLEGSLADLEASLKADGPLAAELVASADVLDSDLPFEARLSAKRITWPFAAANDAAGDAALAPQKEAQTAHQDNAAKHIAKSQSASFTPDYLVENLALVAKGSLSGYTTTLDAIIEGRDIPRATVSLAGDGDLEHYRWQPLKIALKRGSATTRGEIQWKEGLRVVAQLALDKLHPEDLLPAPTGGGQKAVRGELSGNLAASFHQPLQGPWAVDVSKLDIHGTLLERPLTLTGKLSGNADMQWNVDALELRQGQNRLSANGKIAKTITLAANIDFPALSTLMPDVAGELKGKIDATGTLDKPRLASNFTGRRLQIGENRISDMALSAGVDARKRGVDDPALDIALNADGVRAGGQQIATVALTLGGFLSDHTLQFDTEMAGEMPLSRLGLTLKGGLDKAREHYRGALSPLTANTDFGDFNFDTPARFDANLAKGTVLVQPFCLSREQGGQICVAEPLSAGNDGQAVVTLEGIPLDMAQSAMPESWTIGGATGGKITASWKQGGQRWNADAELAGKLTLAGEDADGNAWSLPETTLQLALEATPEKADLDTQIRLDSAGGIGLTVSVLDPAGAGQLDGSLAIRDIDLSPYRPLVAGMTQLEGKLAGDVKVGGNLSLPSLTGPIALTGVKVQGEGLPVSLSDAQFTVDFDGNSADIEGYLVGNDARWGIDGEAAWPTLDDWTAALNLDGAKNPLELNIAGIGRMRVAPDLEIDASPTLLKLRGDVNVPWTRIEVDQVPPSAVSPSSDTIIIERPSDEDSSNPAELADGSDTAKALNEAGMALDVRIGIHIGPDARLEAMGLKTRLRGDLDVRQSKGGVQVFGEVNLVDGTYKSFGQDLQISKGQVLLAGPPSSPRLNIEAIRDPDNTEDDVTAGVRVTGLASSPSIEIFSDPTMDESSALSYLLRGEGLDSDTSSDSAVTSALIGMSLAQSGQVVGQIGETFGVRDLSLDSSGSGDDSQVVVSGYIAPDLKLSYGVGLFSPIAELTLRYKLFRNLYAEAVSGTAQAVDLLYSFSLGRSELAPRVGKDR; this is translated from the coding sequence ATGTTGGAATTGTCTAATCCCTATGTACGTCGGGGCGGCCTGGTCATCCGGTTGCTGATATGGCTGCTCGTGTTCCTGATCGGGCTGACGATGCTGCTGGTCGGGGGCGTGTTGTCCCCGTGGGGCACAGGGCTCGTGCTCGATCAGGCACGCTCACGTGGCTTCATCGATTATTCGCAGGCCTCAGGTTCACCGCTGGAAGCGCTGTCGCTCAAGGACGTCTCGCTGGACCTGCCGGGACTGGCCGTCACTGCCGACTCCCTGTCGCTGGCCTGGGGCGAGGACTGTCTGCTCCAGGGCAAGCTGTGTCTCGAGTCGCTTGAGTCCAGCGGGCTCGCCATCACCCTGAGTGATAGCGGTGCCAGCGAGGAGCCTGAGCCAGAGAGCGGTGAGAGTCTCAACGTGCCCATCGTGGTGCCGATTCCCATCGAGGTGCGCAAGGTCGCCATTGATGACTTCGCCCTGGCGCTGGCGGATGGCAGTCGCGTCACCTTCGATCACTTCCATACCTCGGCCGCGCTATCGGTGAGTACGCTGACGCTGGGCGAGACACGCCTGATCACCAGTCGTTTCATTCCGGCTGATGCCGTCGCGGCTCAAGCGACGTCTGACACTGTGAGTCTCGAGGGGGTGAGCATCACGCCTGAGGCGCAGCAAGCGGCGAGCGCAGTGGTCAACGCTCAGAGGGTGGCGCCACAAGCCGAGACCGCCGCCAGGGCCATCTCGAACAAGGCCATCACGGATGATGCCGCAGAGCCGGCTGGCAAGACTGCAGACAAGACCTCAGATGAGACAGCGCAGGCCGGGCGCATCGCCTTGCCGGAGGTCTATATTCCGCTGACCATCGAGGTCCCTGATCTGGCCATTGAAGACTTTGCGCTCAAAGGGCCGAGCCCGTATGAGGTCAGCCGTCTGTCGCTGGCGCTCAAGGCGGAAGGGCATGACATCACGCTCTCGCGTCTCGAGGTCGACTCGCGTGACGTGAATGCCGATCTCGTGGCGCAGGTCACGCTCAAGGACGAGTATCCCCTGAGCGCCACGCTCAATGCCGAGACCCTGATCGACCCCGTGCGTCATGAAAGGCTCCGCCTGTCGCTTGAGGGCTCGCTGGCGGATCTTGAGGCCTCTCTCAAGGCCGACGGACCACTGGCCGCCGAGCTTGTGGCCAGCGCGGATGTGCTGGACAGTGATCTGCCCTTCGAGGCGCGTCTGAGCGCCAAACGGATCACCTGGCCCTTTGCCGCCGCCAATGACGCAGCGGGTGATGCTGCTCTTGCGCCTCAGAAAGAGGCCCAGACTGCGCATCAGGACAACGCAGCCAAGCACATCGCCAAGAGCCAGTCTGCCTCCTTCACGCCTGACTATCTCGTCGAGAATCTGGCACTGGTCGCCAAGGGCTCACTGTCAGGCTATACGACCACGCTGGATGCCATCATCGAGGGCCGTGACATTCCGCGTGCCACCGTGTCATTGGCAGGCGACGGCGATCTCGAGCATTACCGTTGGCAGCCGCTCAAGATCGCGCTCAAGCGTGGCTCCGCGACGACCCGCGGTGAGATCCAGTGGAAGGAAGGACTCCGGGTCGTGGCCCAGCTGGCGCTCGACAAGCTGCATCCCGAGGATCTGCTGCCGGCCCCGACCGGTGGAGGGCAGAAAGCCGTGCGCGGTGAGCTGAGCGGCAATCTCGCGGCCAGCTTCCATCAGCCACTGCAAGGCCCGTGGGCCGTCGATGTCAGCAAGCTGGATATCCATGGCACCTTGCTCGAGCGGCCGCTCACGCTGACCGGCAAGCTTTCAGGCAATGCCGACATGCAGTGGAACGTCGACGCGCTGGAGCTGCGCCAGGGGCAGAACCGCCTGAGCGCCAACGGCAAGATTGCCAAGACCATCACGCTTGCCGCCAATATCGATTTCCCGGCGCTCTCGACCCTGATGCCGGATGTCGCGGGTGAGCTCAAGGGCAAGATCGATGCCACGGGCACCCTCGACAAGCCGCGACTGGCGAGCAACTTCACGGGACGACGCCTGCAGATCGGGGAGAATCGTATCTCTGACATGGCGCTGTCTGCCGGGGTCGATGCCCGCAAGCGTGGTGTGGATGACCCGGCACTGGATATCGCCCTCAACGCCGACGGCGTTCGGGCTGGCGGACAGCAGATCGCGACGGTCGCGCTGACGCTGGGGGGCTTCCTGAGCGACCACACCTTGCAGTTCGATACCGAGATGGCCGGCGAGATGCCATTGTCACGTCTGGGACTGACCCTCAAGGGCGGGCTCGACAAGGCGCGTGAGCATTATCGCGGTGCGCTGTCTCCGCTGACGGCGAATACCGACTTCGGGGACTTCAACTTCGACACGCCGGCACGCTTCGATGCCAATCTCGCCAAGGGCACCGTGCTGGTGCAGCCGTTCTGTCTGAGTCGGGAACAGGGGGGGCAGATCTGTGTCGCCGAGCCCTTGAGTGCGGGCAATGACGGCCAGGCCGTGGTGACGCTCGAGGGGATTCCCCTGGACATGGCCCAGAGCGCCATGCCGGAGAGCTGGACCATCGGCGGTGCCACGGGCGGCAAGATCACGGCAAGCTGGAAGCAGGGTGGCCAACGCTGGAATGCGGACGCGGAGCTGGCAGGCAAGTTGACACTGGCCGGGGAAGACGCCGATGGCAATGCCTGGTCGCTGCCGGAAACCACCTTGCAACTGGCGTTGGAGGCCACGCCCGAGAAGGCTGATCTCGACACCCAGATTCGCCTCGACAGTGCTGGCGGCATCGGGCTCACCGTGTCGGTCCTCGACCCGGCGGGCGCAGGTCAGCTGGATGGCTCGCTGGCCATCCGCGATATCGACCTCTCTCCGTATCGTCCGCTGGTGGCGGGCATGACTCAGCTGGAGGGCAAGCTGGCGGGTGACGTCAAGGTCGGCGGCAATCTGAGCCTGCCGTCGTTGACCGGCCCGATCGCGCTGACCGGCGTCAAGGTACAGGGTGAAGGGCTGCCGGTGTCGCTGTCGGATGCCCAGTTCACCGTCGACTTCGATGGCAACAGTGCCGATATCGAAGGGTATCTGGTGGGCAATGATGCGCGCTGGGGTATCGATGGCGAGGCGGCCTGGCCGACCCTGGATGACTGGACGGCGGCATTGAATCTCGACGGTGCGAAGAATCCGCTCGAGCTCAATATCGCCGGGATCGGGCGCATGCGTGTCGCACCGGATCTCGAGATCGATGCCAGCCCCACGCTGCTCAAACTGCGAGGTGACGTCAATGTGCCGTGGACACGCATCGAAGTGGACCAGGTGCCGCCGTCTGCCGTGTCACCCTCCAGTGACACCATCATCATCGAGCGTCCCAGTGATGAGGACAGCTCCAACCCGGCTGAGCTGGCGGATGGCAGCGATACCGCCAAGGCGCTCAATGAGGCCGGCATGGCGCTGGATGTGAGGATCGGCATCCATATCGGGCCAGATGCTCGCCTGGAGGCGATGGGGCTCAAGACCAGGCTCAGAGGCGATCTCGATGTGCGCCAGTCCAAGGGCGGTGTGCAGGTCTTCGGTGAGGTCAATCTCGTCGACGGGACCTACAAGAGCTTCGGGCAGGACCTGCAGATCAGCAAGGGGCAGGTATTGCTGGCCGGTCCGCCCTCGAGTCCGCGTCTGAATATCGAGGCGATACGTGATCCTGACAACACCGAGGACGACGTGACCGCAGGGGTGCGTGTGACGGGGCTTGCCTCCTCACCCAGCATCGAGATCTTCTCGGACCCGACGATGGATGAGTCGTCGGCACTGAGCTATCTGCTGCGCGGCGAAGGCCTGGACAGTGATACCAGCAGTGACAGTGCGGTCACGTCCGCCTTGATCGGCATGTCGCTGGCGCAAAGTGGCCAGGTGGTCGGACAGATCGGGGAAACCTTCGGCGTGAGGGATCTGAGTCTGGACAGTTCCGGTAGCGGGGATGACAGCCAGGTGGTGGTCAGCGGCTATATCGCCCCGGATCTGAAGCTCAGTTACGGCGTCGGGCTGTTCTCGCCGATCGCGGAGCTGACGCTGCGCTACAAGCTGTTCCGCAATCTGTATGCCGAAGCGGTGTCCGGTACGGCGCAGGCCGTGGATCTGCTCTACAGCTTCTCATTGGGTCGCAGTGAGCTGGCGCCCAGAGTCGGCAAGGACAGATGA